One region of Brachybacterium saurashtrense genomic DNA includes:
- the hrpA gene encoding ATP-dependent RNA helicase HrpA: protein MTTPSASPDPSAPHSPEKASAPGPRISYPGDLPVSQRREDIQRAIAEHQVVVIAGATGSGKTTQIPKMLLEMGYGERGKLIGHTQPRRIAARSVAQRIASELGEKLGEGTVGYQVRFTRETSRGTRLKLMTDGILLAEIGRDRLLTRYDAIIIDEAHERSLTIDVILGYLRQILPQRPDLKVIITSATIDPERFAEHFAAPLPSGEKKPAPIIEVSGRTYPVEIRYRPLVLEPEVDEDDELEDVHSIERDLTQAITDAVDELAAEGPGDMLVFLPGEREIREISDALTDHLSRGTRGRSALPVEVLPLFGRLSAQDQQKIFSPPKAGTYRRIILSTNVAETSLTVPGITYVIDSGLARISRYSQRTKVQRLPIEPISQASANQRSGRSGRTAPGIAIRLFSEEDFESRPEFTEPEILRTSLASVVLLMTSLGLGDVESFPFVEPPASRAIADGVRLLDELGAIESDARAPGGRRLTAVGRTLARFPLDPRMARMLIEADRLGALREVLVIVAALSIQDPRERPLGQEQQAREKHRRFDDETSDFLAFLNLWNHLQQRRTDLSSSAFRREVRAEHLHYLRIREWWDLHAQLRDMAKDAGLSRNDSDASPQAIHQSLLAGLLSHVGLLDDRTREYAGARGARFALWPGSALAKKRPDYVMVAELVETSRLWGRTAARIDPAWAEETGAHVVKRSHSAPHWSSKRASAMAHQKVTLFGVPLVADRVVGYGRIAPEEAREIFLQHALIEGDWRTRHHFFRDNRALIQQLEELEAKTRRRDLLISDEQLFRFYDERIPAHVVSGRHFDSWWKKARHETPDLLTLTEQDLLAADEDVAEAIAADFPDTWVQGDITLPLSYSFGEVGAKGADGVTATIPLAVLNRLAPRGFDWLVPGMREELVTELIRSLPKPIRRHLVPAPERAKAVAARLHDDDPEAGESFLEAAADELVALPGVPDDLPLYGPEFDLAKLPVHLRMHFRVVDEKGRQIGTGDDLEALKGRLKQRVDASVSARADSLARTDLPGFPSEGVPAVHESVVGGLTVTGYPALVARRGEDGRLRQVDLAVLATADEQELAHREGVLALLDRDLHADLGAVLNALPNPTKLAVAGSDYASTAALLADASRAATAHLAGDAAVRTRAEYDTLLEEVRRGHDALAAQAVKDAASALAVSARLHKQVGKVSSLAVLSHLTQIREHAASLLGDGFIYRTGLTRLKDLSRYLEADALRLEKLPDNPRQDEQLAWQVEDLTRYWQSQRATLSARRRADADVREIDWLLEELRVSLFAQTLGTAQTVSDKRIRKAIAELTA from the coding sequence ATGACCACGCCCTCCGCGAGCCCCGACCCGTCCGCCCCGCACAGCCCCGAGAAGGCCTCCGCCCCGGGCCCGCGGATCAGCTACCCCGGCGATCTGCCCGTCTCGCAGCGCCGCGAGGACATCCAGCGGGCGATAGCCGAGCACCAGGTGGTGGTGATCGCCGGCGCCACCGGCTCCGGCAAGACCACCCAGATCCCGAAGATGCTGCTGGAGATGGGGTACGGGGAGCGCGGGAAGCTCATCGGCCACACCCAGCCGCGCCGGATCGCCGCCCGCTCCGTCGCCCAGCGCATCGCGAGCGAGCTCGGCGAGAAGCTGGGGGAGGGGACCGTCGGCTACCAGGTGCGCTTCACCCGCGAGACCTCCCGCGGCACCCGGCTGAAGCTCATGACCGACGGCATCCTGCTGGCCGAGATCGGCCGGGACCGCCTGCTGACGCGCTACGACGCGATCATCATCGACGAGGCCCACGAGCGCTCTCTCACCATCGACGTGATCCTCGGTTACCTCCGCCAGATCCTCCCGCAGCGCCCCGATCTCAAGGTGATCATCACCTCGGCGACCATCGACCCCGAGCGCTTCGCCGAGCATTTCGCGGCGCCCCTGCCCTCGGGCGAGAAGAAGCCGGCCCCGATCATCGAGGTCTCCGGCCGCACCTACCCCGTCGAGATCCGCTACCGCCCCCTGGTGCTCGAGCCCGAGGTGGACGAGGACGACGAGCTGGAGGACGTCCACTCCATCGAGCGCGACCTCACCCAGGCGATCACCGACGCGGTGGACGAGCTCGCCGCCGAGGGGCCCGGGGACATGCTCGTGTTCCTGCCCGGGGAGCGGGAGATCCGCGAGATCTCCGACGCGCTCACCGACCACCTGTCGCGTGGCACCCGCGGCCGCTCGGCCCTGCCGGTGGAGGTGCTGCCCCTGTTCGGGAGGCTCTCCGCGCAGGACCAGCAGAAGATCTTCTCCCCGCCGAAGGCCGGCACCTACCGCCGCATCATCCTGTCCACCAACGTGGCCGAGACCTCGCTGACCGTCCCCGGCATCACCTACGTCATCGACTCCGGGCTCGCCCGCATCTCCCGCTACTCCCAGCGCACCAAGGTGCAGCGCCTCCCGATCGAGCCGATCTCCCAGGCCAGCGCGAACCAGCGGTCGGGACGTTCGGGCCGCACCGCCCCCGGCATCGCGATCCGGCTGTTCTCCGAGGAGGACTTCGAGAGCCGCCCCGAGTTCACCGAGCCGGAGATCCTGCGCACCTCGCTGGCCTCCGTGGTGCTGCTCATGACGTCCCTGGGGCTGGGGGACGTGGAGTCCTTCCCCTTCGTGGAGCCGCCGGCCAGCCGCGCCATCGCCGACGGCGTGCGGCTGCTGGACGAGCTCGGCGCGATCGAGTCCGACGCCCGCGCCCCGGGCGGGCGGCGGCTCACCGCCGTCGGCCGCACCCTGGCCCGCTTCCCGCTGGATCCGCGCATGGCCCGCATGCTCATCGAGGCGGACCGCCTCGGCGCGCTGCGGGAGGTGCTGGTGATCGTGGCGGCGCTGTCGATCCAGGACCCGCGCGAGCGGCCGCTGGGCCAGGAGCAGCAGGCCAGGGAGAAGCACAGGCGCTTCGACGACGAGACCAGCGACTTCCTCGCCTTCCTCAACCTCTGGAACCACCTCCAGCAGCGCCGCACGGACCTCTCCTCCAGCGCCTTCCGCCGCGAGGTGCGCGCCGAGCACCTGCACTACCTGCGGATCCGCGAGTGGTGGGATCTGCACGCCCAGCTGCGCGACATGGCCAAGGACGCCGGGCTGTCCCGCAACGACAGCGACGCCTCCCCGCAGGCGATCCACCAGTCGCTGCTGGCCGGGCTGCTCAGCCACGTGGGCCTGCTGGACGACCGCACCCGCGAGTACGCCGGCGCCCGGGGTGCCCGCTTCGCGCTGTGGCCCGGCTCGGCACTGGCGAAGAAGCGCCCCGACTACGTGATGGTCGCGGAGCTGGTGGAGACCTCCCGCCTGTGGGGCCGCACCGCCGCGCGGATCGACCCGGCCTGGGCGGAGGAGACCGGCGCCCATGTGGTCAAGCGCTCCCACTCCGCCCCGCACTGGTCCTCCAAGCGCGCCTCCGCCATGGCGCACCAGAAGGTGACCCTCTTCGGGGTGCCGCTGGTGGCGGACCGGGTGGTGGGCTACGGCCGGATCGCCCCGGAGGAGGCTCGCGAGATCTTCCTCCAGCACGCCCTCATCGAGGGGGACTGGCGCACCCGCCATCACTTCTTCCGCGACAACCGCGCCCTGATCCAGCAGCTCGAGGAGCTCGAGGCGAAGACCCGCCGCCGCGACCTGCTGATCTCCGACGAGCAGCTGTTCCGCTTCTACGACGAGCGGATCCCCGCGCACGTGGTCTCGGGGCGTCACTTCGACAGCTGGTGGAAGAAGGCCCGCCACGAGACCCCGGACCTGCTCACCCTCACCGAGCAGGACCTGCTCGCCGCGGACGAGGACGTCGCCGAGGCGATCGCCGCGGACTTCCCGGACACCTGGGTGCAGGGGGACATCACCCTGCCGTTGAGCTACTCCTTCGGCGAGGTGGGCGCCAAGGGCGCCGACGGCGTCACCGCCACCATCCCGCTGGCGGTGCTGAACCGACTCGCCCCGCGCGGCTTCGACTGGCTGGTGCCGGGGATGCGCGAGGAGCTGGTCACCGAGCTGATCCGCTCCCTGCCCAAGCCGATCCGTCGCCACCTGGTGCCCGCGCCCGAGCGGGCGAAGGCCGTCGCCGCGAGGCTGCACGACGATGATCCGGAGGCGGGGGAGTCCTTCCTCGAGGCGGCGGCCGACGAGCTGGTCGCACTGCCCGGCGTGCCGGACGACCTGCCTCTGTACGGGCCGGAGTTCGACCTCGCGAAGCTCCCCGTCCACCTGCGGATGCACTTCCGGGTGGTGGACGAGAAGGGCCGCCAGATCGGCACCGGGGACGACCTCGAGGCGCTGAAGGGGCGGCTGAAGCAGCGGGTGGACGCCTCCGTCTCCGCCCGCGCCGACTCCCTGGCCCGCACGGACCTGCCCGGCTTCCCCTCCGAGGGGGTGCCGGCGGTGCACGAGTCCGTGGTGGGCGGCCTGACGGTGACCGGCTACCCGGCGCTGGTGGCGCGGCGCGGGGAGGACGGCCGCCTGCGGCAAGTGGACCTGGCCGTGCTCGCCACCGCCGACGAGCAGGAGCTCGCGCATCGCGAGGGGGTGCTCGCCCTGCTGGACCGCGACCTGCACGCGGATCTGGGGGCGGTGCTGAACGCGCTGCCGAACCCCACCAAGCTCGCGGTCGCGGGCTCCGACTACGCCTCCACGGCCGCGCTGCTGGCGGATGCCTCCCGCGCGGCGACGGCGCACCTGGCCGGCGACGCGGCGGTGCGCACGCGCGCCGAGTACGACACGCTGCTGGAGGAGGTGCGTCGGGGGCACGACGCGCTGGCCGCGCAGGCCGTGAAGGATGCCGCCTCCGCGCTCGCGGTCTCGGCGCGGCTGCACAAGCAGGTGGGGAAGGTCTCCTCCCTCGCGGTGCTCTCGCATCTCACGCAGATCCGTGAGCACGCCGCGTCCCTGCTGGGGGACGGGTTCATCTACCGCACCGGCCTCACGCGGCTGAAGGATCTCAGCCGCTACCTGGAGGCGGATGCGCTGCGGCTGGAGAAGCTGCCGGACAACCCCCGCCAGGACGAGCAGCTGGCCTGGCAGGTGGAGGACCTCACCCGGTACTGGCAGTCGCAGCGGGCGACGCTCTCGGCCCGGCGCCGGGCCGACGCGGACGTGCGCGAGATCGACTGGCTGCTCGAGGAGCTGCGGGTGAGCCTGTTCGCCCAGACCCTCGGCACCGCGCAGACGGTCTCCGACAAGCGGATCCGCAAGGCGATCGCCGAGCTGACCGCCTGA
- a CDS encoding phosphotransferase, with translation MTGEPDRTPTPPPADLPVDLRRVELLCARLRPEEGEELERIRWEIGKRPRGEGWDNVLWPIGTLDGRQLVLRIARRRSSRALLGREVTVLRRLRGLGTTLPMGLPAVVATAEDAVLVEWIEGTTVAEAGEFVQRTTAEDLCRMLATIHSGPAPEVGRNPVRGVPLATREDAFAADLERSALSGPDRRCAAARWQAGLDAPPWDGRDLLLHGDPHPGNVVVPPPTVRAAATLIDWGDTTRGDPASDLGALLLHAPSPALLESYRAHAAWTGIEDDATWEALRLRAWAWATRMALSLVLAYPSHHPLGRAGRRMLAHQTPTG, from the coding sequence ATGACCGGTGAGCCGGACCGCACCCCTACCCCGCCCCCTGCTGATCTCCCGGTGGACCTGCGCCGGGTGGAGTTGCTGTGCGCGAGGCTCCGCCCCGAGGAGGGGGAGGAGCTGGAGCGGATCCGCTGGGAGATCGGGAAGCGGCCGCGCGGCGAGGGCTGGGACAACGTGCTGTGGCCGATCGGCACCCTTGACGGCCGTCAGCTGGTGCTGCGCATCGCTCGTCGACGCTCCTCCCGCGCCCTGCTGGGCCGTGAGGTGACGGTGCTGCGCCGCCTGCGCGGCCTGGGCACCACGCTGCCGATGGGCCTCCCGGCCGTGGTCGCCACCGCGGAGGACGCGGTGCTGGTGGAGTGGATCGAGGGGACCACCGTGGCCGAGGCGGGCGAGTTCGTGCAGCGCACCACCGCCGAGGACCTCTGCCGCATGCTCGCCACCATCCACTCCGGCCCGGCGCCCGAGGTGGGCAGGAACCCGGTGCGCGGGGTGCCGCTGGCCACGCGCGAGGACGCCTTCGCCGCAGACCTCGAGCGCTCGGCGCTGAGCGGCCCGGACCGTCGGTGCGCCGCCGCGCGCTGGCAGGCGGGGCTCGACGCCCCGCCGTGGGACGGCCGTGACCTGCTGCTGCACGGAGACCCCCATCCGGGGAACGTGGTGGTGCCGCCGCCGACGGTGCGGGCCGCGGCCACCCTCATCGACTGGGGCGACACCACCCGCGGGGACCCGGCGAGCGATCTCGGCGCGCTGCTGCTGCACGCACCCTCCCCGGCCCTTCTCGAGTCGTACCGCGCCCACGCCGCGTGGACCGGGATCGAGGACGACGCGACCTGGGAGGCGCTGCGCCTGCGCGCCTGGGCCTGGGCCACCCGCATGGCGCTCTCCCTGGTGCTCGCCTATCCGTCGCACCACCCCCTGGGGCGGGCAGGACGCCGGATGCTGGCCCACCAGACCCCGACGGGCTGA
- a CDS encoding glycoside hydrolase family 3 protein, whose product MTQQVPLSSRVAPILEVDGLRFRDLDGDGRLTPYEDWRLTPAERAADLVARMSPDEKLGLMVISSRPMGISQRNKELTSHDGALDEQHLPLKLDPHTSAGIPFQGTTEMIRGMHMRHFIMRETPTGSRIATWINAMNEVAEGTRWGIPVLVAANSKNETGSFTMGATAEDQPFTQWPGTLGLAATGSLEVIDSFAAHSRREWVASGLRKGYMYMADVLTDPRWFRGHGTFGEDPGFVSRAIGALVRGFQGEHGPERDGVALTTKHFPGGGARENGTDPHYAEGRFNIYPTPGSLEEYHLPPFQAAIDAGTSSVMPYYAIPSQEKSTTPQGRVTEFEQVGFAFNREILDLLRQMGHRGYINSDSGVLSKMAWGVEDLTTAERVGRAVMAGTDMFADTNDVDSLREAYVTGLFTAERLDEAATLLLEELFALGLFEDPYVDPEEADRVVANPEAGAAAREAHRRSVVLAKNHDGALPLRAEDLAGTRVYLELFAKDLLVKDLDALRRQVVAAHPGIEFTTDPRGADVAIVLLAPFIGSYFEFVGIGDLAIDDHSHVDIAKVREIRESVRTMVVALDAKFPWLLDGVEPLADALLIGFDTDRSVLVDAALGEFAPTGRLPLTFPADAAAIAVDADGRCASPNDVPGYAKEQHMDGRQYAYVDADGNRYALGHGLSW is encoded by the coding sequence ATGACGCAGCAGGTCCCCCTCTCCAGCAGGGTCGCGCCGATCCTCGAGGTCGACGGGCTCCGGTTCCGCGACCTCGACGGCGACGGGCGGCTCACCCCCTACGAGGACTGGCGCCTCACCCCCGCCGAGCGCGCCGCGGACCTCGTGGCCCGGATGTCCCCGGACGAGAAGCTGGGCCTGATGGTGATCAGCTCCCGCCCGATGGGCATCTCGCAGCGGAACAAGGAGCTCACCAGCCACGACGGGGCCCTCGACGAGCAGCACCTCCCGCTCAAGCTCGATCCGCACACCAGCGCAGGCATCCCCTTCCAGGGCACCACCGAGATGATCCGCGGCATGCACATGCGGCACTTCATCATGCGCGAGACCCCCACCGGCTCGCGCATCGCGACCTGGATCAACGCGATGAACGAGGTGGCCGAGGGAACCCGCTGGGGGATCCCCGTGCTCGTCGCCGCGAACTCGAAGAACGAGACCGGCAGCTTCACCATGGGCGCCACCGCCGAGGACCAGCCCTTCACCCAGTGGCCGGGCACGCTGGGCCTGGCGGCGACCGGCTCGCTGGAGGTGATCGACTCCTTCGCCGCGCACTCGCGCCGGGAGTGGGTCGCCTCGGGCCTGCGCAAGGGCTACATGTACATGGCCGATGTGCTCACCGATCCGCGCTGGTTCCGCGGCCACGGCACGTTCGGTGAGGATCCGGGGTTCGTCTCCCGCGCGATCGGCGCGCTGGTGCGCGGATTCCAGGGCGAACACGGCCCGGAGCGCGACGGCGTCGCGCTGACCACGAAGCACTTCCCCGGCGGCGGCGCGCGGGAGAACGGCACCGACCCGCACTACGCGGAGGGCCGCTTCAACATCTACCCGACACCGGGCTCGCTCGAGGAGTACCACCTCCCGCCCTTCCAGGCCGCGATCGACGCCGGCACCTCCTCGGTGATGCCGTACTACGCGATCCCCTCGCAGGAGAAGTCCACCACCCCGCAGGGGCGGGTGACGGAGTTCGAGCAGGTGGGCTTCGCCTTCAACCGCGAGATCCTCGACCTGCTGCGGCAGATGGGCCACCGCGGCTACATCAACTCCGACTCCGGCGTGCTCTCGAAGATGGCCTGGGGCGTCGAGGACCTCACCACCGCCGAGCGGGTGGGGCGCGCGGTGATGGCCGGCACCGACATGTTCGCGGACACCAATGACGTGGACTCCCTGCGCGAGGCCTACGTGACCGGTCTGTTCACCGCCGAGCGGCTCGACGAGGCGGCGACGCTGCTGCTCGAGGAGCTGTTCGCGCTGGGCCTGTTCGAAGATCCGTACGTGGATCCGGAGGAGGCCGACCGCGTGGTCGCGAACCCGGAGGCGGGCGCCGCGGCCCGGGAGGCGCACCGCCGGTCCGTGGTGCTGGCGAAAAACCACGACGGGGCGCTGCCGCTGCGCGCCGAGGACCTCGCGGGCACGCGCGTGTACCTGGAGCTGTTCGCGAAGGACCTGCTGGTCAAGGACCTCGACGCGCTGCGCAGGCAGGTCGTGGCGGCCCATCCGGGGATCGAGTTCACCACCGATCCCCGCGGCGCGGACGTGGCGATCGTGCTCCTGGCCCCGTTCATCGGCAGCTACTTCGAGTTCGTGGGCATCGGGGATCTCGCGATCGACGACCACTCCCACGTGGACATCGCGAAGGTGCGCGAGATCCGCGAGAGCGTGAGGACGATGGTGGTGGCGCTGGATGCCAAGTTCCCCTGGCTGCTGGACGGGGTAGAGCCCCTCGCGGACGCCCTGCTGATCGGCTTCGACACCGACCGCTCGGTGCTGGTCGACGCGGCGCTGGGCGAGTTCGCGCCGACGGGGCGCCTGCCGCTCACCTTCCCGGCCGACGCCGCGGCGATCGCGGTGGACGCCGACGGGCGCTGCGCCTCCCCGAACGACGTGCCCGGCTACGCGAAGGAGCAGCACATGGACGGCCGGCAGTACGCCTACGTGGACGCCGACGGGAACCGGTACGCGCTCGGGCACGGCCTGAGCTGGTGA
- the smpB gene encoding SsrA-binding protein SmpB, protein MAAKKATAKKADAHDGPQKKLIASNKRARHDYFIDQTWEAGIVLTGTEVKSLRDRGASLIDGYCYVDAGEVWMDNAHIAPYVKGTWTNHAARRKRKLLMHKHEIEKLASKSREKGFTIVPLEMYFLGSHAKVLIGLGRGKKEWDKRQTLREKQDMREAQRAMRQRELA, encoded by the coding sequence ATGGCGGCGAAGAAGGCGACGGCGAAGAAGGCCGACGCGCACGACGGCCCCCAGAAGAAGCTCATCGCGTCGAACAAGCGGGCGCGCCATGACTACTTCATCGACCAGACCTGGGAGGCCGGGATCGTCCTCACCGGCACCGAGGTGAAGTCCCTGCGCGACCGCGGAGCCTCCCTCATCGACGGGTACTGCTACGTGGACGCGGGCGAGGTGTGGATGGACAACGCACACATCGCCCCGTACGTGAAGGGCACCTGGACCAACCACGCCGCACGGCGCAAGCGCAAGCTCCTCATGCACAAGCACGAGATCGAGAAGCTCGCCAGCAAGTCCCGCGAGAAGGGCTTCACCATCGTGCCGCTGGAGATGTACTTCCTCGGCTCGCACGCGAAGGTCCTCATCGGTCTGGGCCGCGGCAAGAAGGAATGGGACAAGCGGCAGACCCTGCGGGAGAAGCAGGACATGCGCGAGGCGCAGCGCGCGATGCGCCAGCGCGAGCTCGCCTGA
- a CDS encoding M23 family metallopeptidase: protein MSQNILRRSLCVLAAAAMAVPMAVLPMGPALADGSKEDKIAERDEIDNQLEDLRIELDDVSSDLADTYLALAETELLIPQAQADLEEAQAELEEAREEDRLTGERLTAAQEEEERLSGEVEEGQVEVDRSDDELAAVALNAYKGGGLPSPSTVYLGNESPQDAVDRSMNYRLTMASQGARLDELRTDQAVTENSAERLSAVREEIKDLKIEAEEAVERTEEAEQEASDAKQALDDLYATQQTQRDDLEAKKEKYEGDVSDLESRSSTLDSEIEELARQEREREEQARRERQQSQNSGGSSSGGSSSSSGWVYPVNSRLNSNFGWRVHPIYGTRKLHAGVDFPVACGTPVGAAHSGRVIARTYNSGAGNKIILSHGIQNGHLITTSYHHLQGFALPVGAQVSAGTTVGYVGNTGGSTGCHLHFEVHEDGNAVNPTNYI, encoded by the coding sequence ATGTCCCAGAACATCCTGCGTCGCTCCCTGTGTGTGCTCGCGGCCGCCGCGATGGCCGTTCCCATGGCGGTGCTGCCGATGGGGCCGGCCCTGGCGGACGGCTCCAAGGAGGACAAGATCGCCGAGCGGGACGAGATCGACAACCAGCTCGAGGACCTCCGCATCGAGCTGGACGACGTCAGCTCGGACCTCGCCGACACCTACCTCGCCCTGGCCGAGACCGAGCTGCTGATCCCCCAGGCCCAGGCCGATCTGGAGGAAGCGCAGGCGGAGCTCGAGGAGGCGCGCGAGGAGGACCGGCTCACCGGGGAGCGCCTCACCGCGGCGCAGGAGGAGGAGGAGCGCCTCAGCGGCGAGGTCGAGGAGGGCCAGGTCGAGGTCGACCGCAGTGACGACGAGCTGGCCGCCGTCGCGCTGAACGCCTACAAGGGCGGCGGGCTGCCCAGCCCCTCCACCGTCTACCTCGGCAACGAGTCGCCGCAGGATGCGGTGGATCGCTCGATGAACTACCGCCTCACCATGGCCTCCCAGGGCGCGCGGCTGGACGAGCTGCGCACAGACCAGGCCGTCACCGAGAACTCCGCCGAGCGCCTCTCCGCGGTGCGGGAGGAGATCAAGGACCTCAAGATCGAGGCCGAGGAGGCGGTGGAGCGCACCGAGGAGGCGGAGCAGGAGGCCTCGGACGCGAAGCAGGCGCTCGACGACCTCTACGCGACCCAGCAGACCCAGCGCGACGACCTCGAGGCCAAGAAGGAGAAGTACGAGGGGGACGTCTCGGACCTCGAGAGCCGCAGCTCCACCCTCGACTCCGAGATCGAGGAGCTCGCCCGGCAGGAGCGGGAGCGGGAGGAGCAGGCCCGCCGCGAGCGGCAGCAGAGCCAGAACAGCGGCGGCTCCTCCAGCGGCGGCTCCTCGAGCAGCAGCGGCTGGGTCTACCCCGTCAACTCCCGGCTGAACTCGAACTTCGGCTGGCGCGTGCACCCGATCTACGGCACCCGCAAGCTGCACGCCGGGGTGGACTTCCCGGTGGCCTGCGGCACGCCGGTGGGCGCGGCCCACTCGGGCCGCGTGATCGCCCGCACCTACAACAGCGGCGCCGGCAACAAGATCATCCTCAGCCACGGCATCCAGAACGGGCACCTCATCACCACCTCCTACCACCACCTGCAGGGCTTCGCACTGCCGGTGGGCGCGCAGGTCTCCGCCGGCACCACGGTGGGCTACGTGGGCAACACCGGCGGTTCCACCGGCTGCCACCTCCACTTCGAGGTCCACGAGGACGGCAACGCCGTCAACCCCACCAACTACATCTGA
- the ftsX gene encoding permease-like cell division protein FtsX: MRARYILGEILTGLWRNIAMVISVVIVTAVSLTFVGTGALMQKQIMDMKSTLVEQSQVTIFLCSPHSTAASCAGGAATDAQIESVREGLEGEVLSPYIASYTERSQDEALEIYQQQFAGESFVSNFTAEDMPVSFHITLEDADDSAAVVEFFQGRDGVDEVTDLLSAFAPFIDVLNQSTMFALGLAVLMLIAALLLVATTIRMSVAGRRREIAIMRLVGASNLFIRLPFLLEGAVAAIIGGVIASGMLWVGLHYIVQGWLAPTLGQELITVGTADLVWAAPLLIALGAVLSIASSVVSLNRYLKV, encoded by the coding sequence ATGAGGGCCCGGTACATCCTGGGGGAGATCCTCACCGGACTGTGGCGCAACATCGCCATGGTGATCTCGGTGGTCATCGTCACCGCGGTGTCGCTGACCTTCGTGGGCACCGGCGCGCTGATGCAGAAGCAGATCATGGACATGAAGTCCACCCTCGTCGAGCAGTCCCAGGTGACGATCTTCCTGTGCTCCCCGCACTCCACCGCCGCCTCCTGCGCGGGCGGCGCGGCCACCGACGCGCAGATCGAATCGGTGCGCGAGGGACTCGAGGGGGAGGTGCTCTCCCCGTACATCGCCTCCTACACGGAGCGCTCGCAGGACGAGGCGCTCGAGATCTACCAGCAGCAGTTCGCGGGCGAGAGCTTCGTCTCGAACTTCACCGCGGAGGACATGCCGGTCTCCTTCCACATCACCCTCGAGGATGCCGACGACTCCGCCGCGGTGGTCGAGTTCTTCCAGGGCCGTGACGGCGTGGACGAGGTGACGGACCTGCTCAGCGCCTTCGCCCCCTTCATCGACGTGCTGAACCAGTCCACGATGTTCGCGCTCGGGCTGGCGGTGCTGATGCTGATCGCGGCGCTGCTGCTGGTGGCGACCACGATCCGCATGTCGGTCGCGGGGCGGCGCCGGGAGATCGCGATCATGCGCCTGGTGGGTGCATCCAACCTCTTCATCCGCCTGCCGTTCCTGCTCGAAGGCGCGGTGGCCGCGATCATCGGCGGCGTCATCGCCTCGGGCATGCTGTGGGTGGGCCTGCACTACATCGTGCAGGGCTGGCTCGCTCCCACGCTCGGCCAAGAGCTGATCACCGTGGGCACCGCGGATCTGGTGTGGGCCGCTCCGCTGCTGATCGCGCTCGGCGCCGTGCTGTCGATCGCCTCCTCCGTCGTCTCGCTGAACCGCTACCTGAAGGTGTGA
- the ftsE gene encoding cell division ATP-binding protein FtsE codes for MIRFDDVTKTYMRGQRPAVENLDIEFARGEFVFLVGASGSGKSTLMRMVLKEVTPTRGTVYVAGKDLSRIPSWKVPSLRRDIGMVFQDFRLLPSKTAYQNIEFALAVIGTPRKVVRRLVPEMLEMVGLEDKGKRLPHELSGGEQQRVAIARAYVNRPSILLADEPTGNLDPATAEGILDLLAEINERGTTVVMATHDQAAVDRMQRRVVEMVGGLVVRDEAGGTYETATPVSVISGHLPDDSAHRDELPLEDEALAGGPERPAAAQTSAPRSPESSSPEAAGSTETPAEDVLEEDLIDEREAQQTREEDLFVEDEAHAEDVQGDPR; via the coding sequence GTGATCCGTTTCGACGACGTCACCAAGACGTACATGCGTGGACAGCGCCCCGCCGTGGAGAACCTCGACATCGAGTTCGCCCGCGGGGAGTTCGTGTTCCTCGTGGGCGCCTCCGGCTCGGGCAAGTCCACCCTGATGCGGATGGTGCTCAAGGAGGTCACCCCCACGCGCGGCACCGTGTACGTGGCCGGCAAGGACCTCTCCCGGATCCCGTCCTGGAAGGTGCCCTCGCTGCGCCGGGACATCGGCATGGTCTTCCAGGACTTCCGCCTGCTGCCCTCCAAGACCGCGTACCAGAACATCGAGTTCGCGCTCGCCGTGATCGGCACGCCGCGGAAGGTGGTGCGCCGCCTGGTGCCGGAGATGCTGGAGATGGTGGGCCTGGAGGACAAGGGCAAGCGGCTGCCGCACGAGCTCTCCGGCGGTGAGCAGCAGCGCGTCGCGATCGCCCGCGCCTACGTGAACCGTCCCTCGATCCTGCTGGCGGACGAGCCCACCGGCAACCTCGATCCGGCCACCGCCGAAGGGATCCTCGACCTGCTCGCCGAGATCAACGAGCGCGGCACCACGGTGGTGATGGCCACGCACGACCAGGCCGCCGTGGACCGCATGCAGCGCCGCGTGGTGGAGATGGTGGGCGGGCTCGTGGTGCGCGACGAGGCCGGCGGCACCTACGAGACCGCGACGCCCGTGAGCGTGATCTCCGGCCACCTGCCGGACGACTCCGCGCACCGCGACGAGCTTCCCCTGGAGGACGAGGCGCTCGCGGGCGGGCCGGAGCGGCCGGCCGCCGCGCAGACGTCGGCGCCGCGCTCCCCGGAGAGCTCCTCGCCCGAGGCGGCCGGCAGCACCGAGACCCCTGCCGAGGACGTCCTCGAGGAGGACCTGATCGACGAGCGCGAGGCACAGCAGACCCGCGAGGAGGACCTCTTCGTGGAGGACGAGGCGCACGCCGAGGACGTCCAGGGGGATCCGCGATGA